The Flaviramulus sp. BrNp1-15 genome has a window encoding:
- a CDS encoding ThuA domain-containing protein, whose translation MKTILIILTMCITGLSQASEKVLVFSKTKEYRHESIEAGVKAIVKLGKENNFEVTHTEDSKMFSLENLKSYNLVVFLSTSGNVLNRKQQKAFKNYINNGGNFVGVHSATATEYNWEWYNELIGAYFLDHPEMSHATINISEKTHPSTQHLPKVWNRYDEWYNFESVKDDINIVLTLDESSYKGGKHGDFHPIAWCKEFNNSRMFYTGLGHTEASYKEPEFTQHLLGGILYCLKKY comes from the coding sequence ATGAAAACAATTTTAATTATTCTAACCATGTGTATTACTGGATTGTCTCAAGCCTCAGAAAAAGTTCTTGTGTTTTCTAAAACAAAAGAATATCGTCATGAATCTATAGAAGCAGGTGTTAAGGCTATTGTTAAACTTGGAAAAGAAAATAATTTTGAAGTTACACACACCGAAGATTCAAAAATGTTTTCATTAGAGAATTTAAAGTCATACAATTTGGTTGTTTTTTTAAGCACTTCTGGTAATGTCTTGAATAGAAAGCAGCAAAAAGCTTTTAAAAATTACATTAATAATGGAGGGAATTTTGTTGGAGTACATTCAGCCACAGCCACAGAATATAATTGGGAATGGTATAACGAATTAATTGGTGCTTATTTTCTAGATCATCCAGAAATGAGTCATGCAACAATAAACATATCAGAAAAAACACATCCTTCGACACAACATTTACCTAAAGTATGGAACAGGTACGACGAATGGTATAATTTTGAATCTGTAAAAGATGATATTAATATAGTATTAACATTAGATGAGTCTAGTTACAAAGGAGGGAAACATGGTGATTTTCACCCTATAGCTTGGTGTAAAGAGTTCAATAATTCGCGCATGTTTTATACGGGACTAGGACATACAGAAGCATCTTATAAAGAACCAGAATTTACACAACATTTGCTTGGTGGAATTTTATACTGTTTAAAAAAATATTAA
- a CDS encoding helix-turn-helix transcriptional regulator, with product MNQELSAKKNVAKSSFDETKVDDGVFVLTHKNETNEVQALEKEIDNDYIQFHFCVKGSSQFVFNEGRYKLNILEENSLLLYNPQRNLPIDLQINPHTWMVSILISIKNFHGLFSQEADYITFLSEDNKDKKYYKDGVISPSMAIVLNQLINFNLNSSIKSLYFKGKAYELLSLYFNRSEDANVEQCPFLVDEANVIKIRKAKDIIITRMAEPPSLQELADEIGLSLKKLKEGFKQIYGDSVFSFLFDYKMEVARKLLEAGDDNVNEVGLKVGYSTSSHFIAAFKKKYGTTPKKYVMSLS from the coding sequence ATGAATCAGGAATTGAGTGCCAAAAAAAATGTCGCCAAAAGTTCTTTTGATGAAACAAAAGTTGATGATGGTGTTTTTGTGCTTACGCATAAAAATGAAACCAACGAAGTTCAAGCTCTTGAAAAAGAAATAGATAATGATTACATTCAATTTCATTTTTGCGTAAAAGGTTCCAGTCAATTTGTTTTTAACGAAGGCCGGTACAAATTAAATATTCTTGAAGAAAATTCATTATTACTTTATAATCCACAACGAAACCTTCCTATAGATCTTCAAATAAATCCGCATACGTGGATGGTTTCTATATTAATTTCAATTAAAAATTTTCATGGATTATTTTCCCAAGAGGCAGATTATATCACCTTTTTAAGTGAAGATAATAAGGATAAAAAATATTATAAAGACGGTGTTATTTCGCCATCTATGGCTATTGTATTAAATCAATTAATTAATTTTAATTTAAATTCTTCTATAAAATCGCTTTATTTTAAAGGAAAAGCTTACGAGCTTTTAAGTTTGTATTTTAATAGAAGTGAAGATGCTAATGTAGAACAATGTCCGTTTTTGGTAGACGAAGCCAATGTAATAAAGATTAGAAAAGCCAAAGATATTATTATTACTCGTATGGCAGAACCACCAAGTTTACAAGAATTAGCAGATGAAATTGGACTGAGTTTAAAAAAGCTTAAAGAAGGGTTTAAACAAATTTACGGCGATTCTGTTTTTAGTTTCTTGTTTGATTACAAAATGGAAGTGGCTAGAAAATTATTAGAAGCAGGCGATGATAATGTAAATGAGGTAGGACTAAAAGTTGGTTATAGTACATCAAGCCATTTTATTGCTGCGTTTAAAAAGAAATATGGAACTACACCCAAAAAGTATGTAATGTCATTGAGTTAA
- the hemH gene encoding ferrochelatase: MKKGILLVNLGSPDSPTPKDVKKYLGEFLMDERVIDIPYIARTALVKGIILKTRPKQSAAAYKKIWWDEGSPLIVLSERLQNKVQKQVDVPIALAMRYGSMTIKKGLQELVDKGVDEVLLFPLYPQFAMATTETITVLAEELRQEHFPNLKIESVPAFYNKPDYIEVLSNSIKKHLEGKNYEHLLFSYHGVPERHIKKSDVTKSHCKPSDKVECLCCKTPSKAHEYCYKHQCKEVTRLVAEALNLEENTFSTSFQSRLGFDPWLQPYTDRTIERLGKQGIKNMAIVTPAFVSDCLETLEEIAMEGQEIFHEMGGKDFTTVPCLNDDDEWVALLAKWINQWSKASVETV, encoded by the coding sequence ATGAAAAAAGGAATATTATTAGTTAATCTAGGGTCGCCAGATAGTCCAACACCAAAAGACGTTAAAAAATATTTGGGTGAATTTTTAATGGACGAACGTGTTATAGATATACCTTATATAGCAAGAACAGCTTTAGTTAAAGGTATTATTTTAAAAACGCGCCCAAAGCAATCTGCAGCAGCTTATAAAAAAATCTGGTGGGACGAAGGTTCACCACTTATTGTACTTTCAGAAAGACTTCAAAATAAAGTACAAAAACAGGTAGATGTTCCTATTGCATTAGCTATGCGCTATGGAAGTATGACTATTAAAAAAGGACTTCAAGAACTTGTAGATAAAGGTGTAGATGAGGTTTTGTTGTTTCCATTATATCCTCAGTTCGCTATGGCAACGACCGAAACTATTACGGTTTTAGCAGAAGAATTACGACAAGAACATTTTCCTAATTTAAAAATTGAATCTGTTCCGGCATTTTATAACAAACCAGATTATATAGAAGTGCTTTCAAACTCTATAAAAAAGCATTTAGAAGGTAAAAATTATGAGCATTTATTGTTCTCTTACCATGGGGTTCCAGAACGTCATATAAAAAAGAGCGATGTTACAAAATCGCACTGTAAACCAAGTGATAAAGTAGAATGTCTTTGTTGTAAAACTCCAAGTAAAGCGCATGAGTATTGCTATAAACACCAATGTAAAGAAGTAACGCGTTTAGTTGCTGAAGCATTGAATTTAGAAGAAAACACATTTTCTACATCATTTCAATCGCGTTTAGGTTTCGACCCATGGTTACAACCTTATACCGACAGAACCATTGAACGTTTAGGAAAACAGGGTATTAAAAATATGGCTATTGTTACACCAGCTTTTGTAAGCGATTGTTTAGAGACTTTAGAAGAAATTGCCATGGAAGGTCAAGAAATTTTTCATGAAATGGGCGGTAAAGATTTCACAACAGTACCATGCTTAAATGATGATGACGAATGGGTTGCATTGCTCGCAAAGTGGATAAACCAATGGTCTAAAGCTTCAGTTGAAACCGTTTAA
- a CDS encoding enoyl-CoA hydratase/isomerase family protein, protein MTYNNILADENNGITTITINRPSKLNALNKETIEELHNAFDAANTSKTTKVIIVTGSGEKAFVAGADISEFANFSVEEGAKLAAKGQEILFNFVENLSTPVIAAVNGFALGGGLELAMACHFRVASDNAKLGLPEVSLGVIPGYGGTQRLPQLIGKGRAMELIMTAGMIDANQALNYGLVNHVTAQDELIPLCEKIAIKISRNSTVAIGSAIKAINANYKTSVNGYDVEINEFGNCFGTEDFKEGTTAFLQKRKADFPGN, encoded by the coding sequence ATGACTTACAATAATATATTAGCCGATGAAAATAACGGCATTACTACAATTACAATTAATCGCCCAAGTAAACTAAATGCCTTAAATAAAGAAACTATAGAAGAGCTTCACAATGCTTTTGATGCAGCCAATACAAGTAAAACGACTAAAGTTATTATAGTAACAGGAAGTGGCGAAAAAGCTTTTGTTGCTGGAGCAGATATTAGTGAATTTGCAAATTTCTCTGTAGAAGAAGGCGCTAAATTAGCAGCAAAAGGACAAGAAATACTTTTTAATTTTGTAGAAAATTTATCTACGCCTGTTATTGCAGCAGTAAATGGTTTTGCACTTGGTGGCGGATTAGAATTAGCTATGGCGTGCCATTTTAGAGTAGCTAGCGATAATGCAAAACTAGGTCTTCCAGAAGTGTCTTTAGGTGTTATTCCTGGGTATGGTGGTACGCAACGTCTACCACAGCTAATAGGCAAAGGTCGCGCTATGGAACTTATTATGACTGCAGGAATGATTGATGCTAATCAAGCTTTAAATTACGGTTTGGTAAATCATGTTACTGCACAAGATGAGTTAATACCTTTATGCGAAAAAATAGCAATTAAAATTTCTCGTAATTCTACTGTAGCTATTGGGTCTGCTATAAAAGCAATTAATGCAAATTATAAAACGAGTGTTAATGGTTACGATGTAGAAATTAATGAATTCGGGAACTGTTTTGGTACAGAAGATTTTAAAGAAGGTACTACAGCATTTTTACAAAAACGAAAGGCAGATTTTCCTGGGAATTAA
- the hemA gene encoding glutamyl-tRNA reductase has translation MQKYNISRSNYFYAIGLSYKKADADIRGHFSLDEDSKLRLLNQAKENDIESLIVTSTCNRTEIYGFAQHPFQLIQLLCENTRGTVEEFQEVAYIYKNKDAIAHMFRVGSGLDSQILGDFEIISQLKISARLSKKHHLLNHFTERLVNAVIQASKRIKTETEISSGATSVSFASVQYILNNIENVSDKNILLFGTGKIGRNTCENLVKHTQNEHITLINRTKDKAEQVAGKFNLLVKDYANLQEEINNSNILIVATGAQRPTIDKHIIQTQKPLLILDLSIPKNVNENVEELSNVKLVHLDHLSKITDETLEARKKHIPLAEAIIEDVKKEFNNWLETRKFAPTIKALKHKLNDFAAAELDTQRKKLSDFNESQAEIISNNIIQKITNHFAHHLKDDDVSTDESLELIKKVFQLEPSKKNV, from the coding sequence ATGCAGAAGTACAATATTTCAAGAAGTAATTACTTTTATGCCATTGGTTTAAGTTACAAAAAAGCCGATGCAGACATTCGTGGGCACTTTAGTTTAGACGAAGATTCTAAGCTAAGGTTGTTAAATCAAGCCAAAGAAAATGATATTGAAAGCTTGATAGTTACTTCTACTTGTAACCGAACCGAAATCTACGGTTTTGCGCAACATCCTTTTCAGCTTATTCAATTACTTTGCGAAAATACGCGTGGCACAGTTGAAGAATTTCAAGAAGTTGCTTACATATATAAAAATAAAGACGCTATAGCGCACATGTTTCGTGTTGGTTCTGGTTTAGATAGTCAAATTCTTGGAGACTTTGAAATTATAAGTCAGTTAAAAATCAGTGCACGCTTATCAAAAAAACACCATTTACTAAATCATTTTACAGAACGCTTAGTTAACGCCGTTATTCAAGCTAGTAAACGTATTAAAACAGAAACAGAAATTTCATCTGGAGCAACTTCTGTTTCATTTGCGTCTGTTCAATATATCTTAAACAATATTGAAAATGTTTCTGATAAAAACATCTTACTTTTCGGCACAGGAAAAATAGGTAGAAACACTTGTGAAAACTTAGTAAAACACACACAAAACGAGCATATTACCTTAATAAACAGAACCAAAGATAAGGCAGAACAAGTTGCTGGAAAATTCAATTTATTGGTTAAAGATTATGCTAACCTACAAGAAGAAATCAATAACTCTAATATTTTAATTGTTGCTACTGGTGCACAACGCCCAACAATAGATAAACACATTATTCAAACTCAAAAACCGCTTTTAATTTTAGATTTATCTATTCCTAAAAACGTAAATGAAAACGTTGAAGAACTCAGTAATGTTAAACTTGTTCATTTAGATCATTTATCTAAAATTACTGATGAAACTTTAGAAGCTCGTAAAAAACACATTCCATTAGCTGAAGCTATTATTGAAGATGTAAAAAAAGAGTTTAATAATTGGCTAGAAACCAGAAAGTTTGCTCCAACTATTAAAGCTTTAAAGCATAAACTAAATGATTTTGCTGCAGCTGAATTAGATACACAACGCAAAAAACTATCTGATTTTAACGAATCGCAAGCCGAAATAATTAGCAACAACATCATTCAGAAAATAACAAATCATTTTGCACATCATTTAAAAGATGATGATGTTTCTACAGACGAAAGTTTAGAACTTATTAAAAAAGTGTTCCAGTTAGAACCTTCAAAAAAAAATGTCTAA
- the hemC gene encoding hydroxymethylbilane synthase, giving the protein MSKTIRIGTRDSELALWQANIVKQQLENLGHKTELVPVKSTGDLVLDKPLYELGITGIFTRTLDIALLNHEIDIAVHSLKDVPTVLPKGIVQAAVLKRGNVNDTLVFKNNEEFLGAKEAVIATGSLRRRAQWLNRFPTHTIVDLRGNVNSRLQKLKDNDHWNGAIFAAAGIGRIGLRPENAVNLDWMIPAPAQGAIMITALEDDDFIRTTCTELNHEETEICTTIEREFLNKLEGGCTAPIGALAYIKDEEINFKGVLLSPDGTKRIDVTRVKKLGEHNDMAQFCADFIIERGGKRLMDNIKNSNRKTNVYSTKSFTEDQRLLFHEKVVAESSDFIKISLNRIHPRFLKNEIENVIITSKNAVESLTTNYSATELQFKNIYCVGRRTKRLIEQKIGKVKHTEKNAKKLAEYLVEYMDGAEVTYFCSDIRLDALPTILTENNIKVNEVEAYQTKYDGLKVDNTVESVMFYSPSTVESFVKKNKAEVIAFCIGETTAKEARKHFDDVRVSKVPTVESVIELVNEHYV; this is encoded by the coding sequence ATGTCTAAAACCATAAGAATTGGCACTCGCGATAGTGAATTAGCACTATGGCAAGCCAACATAGTTAAACAACAGCTTGAAAATTTAGGTCATAAAACCGAACTCGTACCAGTAAAATCCACTGGCGATTTGGTTTTAGATAAACCACTTTATGAACTAGGAATTACTGGTATTTTTACCAGAACTTTAGACATTGCATTGCTAAATCATGAAATTGATATTGCGGTTCATTCACTAAAAGATGTTCCAACCGTTTTACCAAAAGGTATTGTACAAGCCGCTGTTTTAAAACGTGGTAATGTTAATGATACGTTGGTTTTTAAAAACAATGAAGAGTTTTTGGGCGCTAAAGAAGCTGTTATAGCAACAGGTAGTTTACGCAGACGTGCACAATGGCTAAACAGATTCCCAACACATACCATTGTAGATTTAAGAGGTAATGTGAATTCTCGTTTACAAAAACTTAAAGATAATGACCATTGGAACGGTGCTATTTTTGCAGCCGCTGGAATTGGAAGAATTGGTTTAAGACCAGAAAACGCAGTGAACCTAGATTGGATGATTCCTGCACCTGCTCAAGGAGCCATAATGATTACAGCATTAGAAGACGATGACTTTATAAGAACCACTTGTACTGAATTAAACCACGAAGAGACTGAAATTTGCACCACTATAGAGCGTGAATTCTTAAACAAATTAGAAGGTGGTTGCACTGCCCCAATTGGAGCTTTAGCCTATATTAAAGATGAAGAAATCAACTTTAAAGGTGTATTGTTAAGTCCTGATGGCACAAAAAGAATTGATGTTACTAGAGTTAAAAAACTAGGAGAACATAACGATATGGCTCAGTTTTGTGCCGATTTTATTATTGAACGTGGTGGGAAACGTTTAATGGATAACATTAAAAATTCTAACAGAAAAACAAATGTATATTCTACAAAATCGTTTACTGAAGACCAACGTTTACTTTTCCATGAAAAAGTAGTAGCAGAAAGCAGCGATTTTATCAAAATAAGTTTGAATAGAATTCACCCACGTTTCTTAAAAAATGAAATTGAAAATGTAATTATAACTAGTAAAAATGCTGTTGAATCATTAACAACTAACTATTCAGCTACAGAGTTACAGTTTAAAAATATTTACTGTGTTGGTCGCCGAACTAAACGTTTAATTGAACAGAAGATTGGTAAAGTAAAACACACCGAAAAAAACGCTAAAAAGCTTGCTGAATATTTAGTTGAATATATGGATGGTGCAGAAGTAACCTATTTCTGTAGTGATATTAGATTAGATGCATTACCAACTATTTTAACAGAAAACAATATAAAAGTCAATGAGGTTGAAGCTTATCAAACCAAATATGATGGGTTAAAAGTTGATAATACTGTAGAATCTGTAATGTTTTATAGCCCATCTACTGTTGAAAGTTTTGTAAAGAAAAACAAAGCAGAGGTTATCGCTTTTTGTATTGGAGAAACCACAGCAAAAGAAGCAAGAAAACATTTTGACGATGTTAGGGTTTCAAAAGTACCAACTGTAGAGAGTGTTATTGAATTGGTTAATGAACATTATGTGTAA
- the hemE gene encoding uroporphyrinogen decarboxylase, which translates to MIKNDLFLRALKGETVNRPPVWMMRQAGRYLPEFMAIREKYDFFTRCRTPELASEITVQPIRRYGMDAAILFSDILVIPQAMNIEVQMKPNFGPYLPNPVRTQKDVDNVIVPDVTVELDYVYQAIKATKELLNDEIPLIGFAGSPWTILCYCVQGQGSKTFDKAKELCFTNPVAAHQLLQKITDTTIAYLKEKVKAGVNAVQVFDSWGGMLSPTDYQEFSWQYINQIIEALKDNAPVIAFGKGCWFALGDMAKSNASALGIDWTCSPRNARYLTGGNITLQGNFDPSRLLSPPSEIKKMVHQMINEFGKDKYIVNLGHGILPNIPLDHAKAFIDAVKEYNS; encoded by the coding sequence ATGATAAAGAACGATTTATTTTTAAGAGCATTAAAAGGAGAAACCGTAAATCGCCCACCAGTATGGATGATGCGTCAAGCAGGACGTTATTTACCAGAATTTATGGCTATTCGCGAGAAATACGATTTTTTCACAAGATGCCGCACGCCAGAACTAGCAAGTGAAATTACTGTTCAACCTATCAGAAGATATGGTATGGATGCTGCAATTTTGTTTAGCGATATTTTAGTTATTCCGCAAGCTATGAATATTGAGGTGCAAATGAAACCTAACTTTGGACCTTATTTACCAAATCCTGTACGTACTCAAAAAGATGTAGATAATGTTATCGTTCCAGACGTTACCGTTGAACTAGACTATGTATATCAAGCTATAAAAGCTACTAAAGAATTGCTGAATGATGAGATTCCTCTTATCGGTTTTGCAGGTTCGCCATGGACTATTTTATGCTATTGCGTACAAGGACAAGGTAGTAAAACTTTCGATAAAGCCAAAGAGTTATGCTTTACAAATCCCGTTGCTGCACATCAATTACTTCAAAAAATAACCGACACAACTATTGCTTATTTAAAGGAAAAAGTAAAAGCAGGTGTTAACGCAGTACAGGTTTTTGATTCTTGGGGAGGCATGTTATCTCCAACCGATTATCAGGAGTTTTCATGGCAATATATCAATCAAATTATTGAAGCCCTTAAAGATAATGCTCCTGTAATTGCATTTGGAAAAGGTTGCTGGTTTGCATTAGGCGACATGGCAAAGTCTAATGCATCAGCTCTAGGTATTGATTGGACGTGTTCTCCAAGAAACGCACGTTATTTAACAGGTGGCAACATCACGCTACAAGGTAATTTTGATCCGTCTCGTTTACTATCTCCTCCTTCGGAAATAAAGAAAATGGTTCACCAAATGATTAATGAGTTTGGAAAAGACAAATACATTGTAAATTTAGGTCATGGTATTTTGCCTAATATCCCATTAGATCATGCCAAGGCGTTTATAGATGCCGTAAAAGAATATAATAGTTAA
- a CDS encoding CopD family protein — protein MEYYNYIKSFHLIFVITWFAGLFYIPRLFVYQIEAFHKPSPDKEILGKQLKLMAKRLWFIITWPSAILSTIFAVWLLILQPFWLQQPWMHVKLVFVVLLIIYHLKTHQYYKQLQNDVVKKSSSFMRIWNEGATFILFAVVFLVILKNAINWVWGIVGILVLGVLIMLGFKIYKNIREKKPDA, from the coding sequence ATGGAATACTACAATTACATAAAATCATTTCATCTTATTTTTGTAATCACCTGGTTTGCTGGTTTGTTTTATATTCCGCGTTTGTTTGTTTACCAAATAGAAGCGTTTCATAAACCATCGCCAGATAAAGAAATTTTAGGAAAACAGTTAAAACTTATGGCAAAACGCTTGTGGTTTATCATTACATGGCCATCAGCAATTTTGTCAACTATATTTGCCGTTTGGTTACTTATTTTACAGCCTTTTTGGTTACAACAACCATGGATGCATGTAAAACTTGTATTTGTAGTATTGCTTATAATTTATCATTTAAAAACGCATCAATATTACAAGCAATTGCAAAACGATGTGGTAAAAAAATCGTCTAGCTTTATGCGTATCTGGAATGAAGGTGCTACGTTTATTCTATTTGCAGTTGTGTTTTTAGTCATTTTAAAAAACGCTATAAATTGGGTTTGGGGTATTGTAGGTATTTTGGTTTTAGGCGTCCTTATCATGTTAGGATTTAAGATTTACAAAAATATTAGAGAAAAAAAACCAGACGCATAA
- a CDS encoding ATP-binding protein has product MNLRKLSLRTRIFLAMIFLVLLASILISSVAIYQYKEQSEDYHKGRLERKEDNIHTHIRRVLNGRQNTWEVKTENIPLIFKEEIYNIADIHKLQINLYDLEGNLLISSKAGLQNFSAEKCLSAEVLNAITNTAVHRYVDKHKENGETFQSSYTIIKDQKSKDIAVLNLPYLESDDFLSMELNEFLKRIGFAFMFVLLMAIAIAFLLSKYITKTLKTISDKINATRLEKRNEKIDVNATSEEISTLVNSYNSMIDELEESAVQLARSEREQAWREMAKQVAHEIKNPLTPMRLTVQNFQRKFNPNDENITSKLDEYSKTLIQQIDTMSSIASAFSNFAKMPAQQNETLNVVKIVKLALDIFNEDYIVFKAQKEEIIAKFDRTQLIRVVTNLVKNGIQSIPDTRTPKIVINVGENGKNVVITITDNGAGISQENLGKIFEPKFTTKSSGMGLGLAMVKNIVETHKGSITFVSEKDKGTTFKVIFPKE; this is encoded by the coding sequence ATGAACTTAAGAAAGTTATCTCTTCGTACCCGTATTTTTTTAGCCATGATATTTCTGGTATTGTTGGCATCTATACTTATTTCGTCAGTAGCCATATATCAATACAAAGAACAAAGTGAAGATTACCATAAAGGACGTTTAGAACGTAAAGAAGATAACATTCACACGCATATAAGACGTGTTTTAAATGGTAGGCAAAATACCTGGGAAGTAAAAACCGAAAATATTCCGTTAATTTTTAAAGAAGAGATTTATAATATTGCCGATATACACAAACTTCAAATTAACTTATACGATTTAGAAGGCAATTTATTAATCTCATCAAAAGCAGGGTTGCAAAATTTTTCAGCCGAAAAATGTTTAAGCGCAGAAGTTTTAAACGCCATTACAAACACGGCAGTTCACAGATATGTAGATAAACACAAGGAAAACGGTGAAACATTTCAATCGTCGTATACAATTATTAAAGATCAAAAATCTAAAGATATTGCAGTATTAAACCTGCCATATTTAGAAAGTGACGATTTCTTATCTATGGAGCTTAATGAGTTTTTAAAACGTATAGGTTTTGCATTCATGTTTGTATTATTAATGGCTATAGCCATAGCATTTTTACTATCTAAATACATTACCAAAACATTGAAAACTATAAGTGATAAAATTAATGCCACACGACTAGAAAAGCGTAATGAGAAAATTGATGTTAATGCTACTAGCGAAGAGATTTCTACATTAGTAAACTCATACAATAGCATGATTGATGAGCTAGAAGAAAGTGCTGTACAATTAGCAAGAAGTGAGCGTGAGCAAGCTTGGAGAGAAATGGCAAAACAAGTGGCTCACGAAATTAAAAACCCGCTAACTCCCATGCGTTTAACGGTTCAAAACTTTCAACGTAAGTTTAATCCAAATGATGAAAACATCACTTCAAAACTAGATGAATACAGTAAAACACTTATTCAGCAAATAGATACGATGAGTTCTATAGCATCGGCGTTTTCAAACTTTGCTAAAATGCCTGCACAACAAAATGAAACACTTAATGTTGTGAAAATTGTAAAGTTAGCTTTAGATATTTTTAATGAGGATTATATTGTTTTTAAAGCTCAAAAAGAAGAAATAATTGCAAAATTTGACAGAACTCAACTCATACGTGTGGTTACTAATCTGGTTAAAAATGGAATTCAGTCCATTCCAGATACTCGAACACCTAAAATAGTTATTAATGTTGGTGAAAACGGAAAAAATGTTGTTATAACTATAACCGATAATGGTGCAGGAATTTCTCAAGAAAATCTAGGAAAAATATTTGAGCCTAAATTTACTACCAAAAGTAGTGGTATGGGCTTAGGTTTAGCAATGGTAAAAAATATAGTAGAAACCCATAAAGGAAGTATTACATTTGTTTCAGAAAAAGATAAAGGCACAACATTTAAAGTCATTTTCCCTAAAGAATAA